From the bacterium genome, one window contains:
- a CDS encoding M23 family metallopeptidase → MEQNIEPTGPSKPVRQPRSFLWVGLVLVLLALLAGMFLFARRRSVKRPVCGPDVPSSDSTYAAKDSLSKGEVLAGVLARWCLSADQVKDVCTALSKTDFNFRSMKAGDRVKFTYRGLNLSAVTYSKDPVTFYSVHFDSNGSTASKETKPVDTTCVVVRGTIKGSLWNSMTDLGETPALIVNFAEILGYEVDFLTEVNEGDSFELLVDKCYVDSEFYKDGRVYAAHFQGKAGNFYGFYYAGPSGHWDYYNDKGQSLRKTVLRSPLQFAKVTSYFGMRYHPILRTWREHTGVDYGAPTGTPVSAIADGTVAMAQPNDGYGNFVEIRHSGGLVSCYGHLSRYGAGISAGRSVRQGQTIGYVGMTGLATGPHLHFEVRQGGKPVNPLKVIPPRAEPVASKNMPEFNALKASYLADLARPPGPVTVPDSAQEKRELPLPQSKASAH, encoded by the coding sequence ATGGAACAGAACATCGAGCCGACTGGGCCTTCCAAGCCGGTGCGACAACCCCGCTCGTTCTTGTGGGTCGGGTTGGTTCTTGTCCTGCTGGCGCTGTTGGCGGGGATGTTCCTGTTCGCCCGGCGGCGCAGTGTGAAGCGTCCGGTGTGCGGGCCGGACGTTCCCAGTTCCGACTCGACCTACGCTGCCAAGGACAGCTTGAGCAAGGGCGAGGTGTTGGCCGGGGTACTTGCCCGTTGGTGTCTCTCTGCCGACCAGGTCAAAGATGTCTGCACGGCCCTGTCGAAGACTGACTTCAACTTCAGGAGCATGAAGGCCGGAGACAGGGTGAAGTTCACGTACCGGGGTTTGAACCTCTCAGCAGTTACCTACAGCAAGGACCCGGTGACATTCTACTCGGTGCACTTTGACTCAAACGGCTCGACTGCGAGCAAGGAGACAAAGCCGGTCGACACCACCTGCGTGGTAGTTCGCGGCACCATCAAGGGGTCACTCTGGAACTCGATGACCGACCTCGGCGAGACGCCCGCGCTGATTGTGAATTTCGCCGAGATTCTGGGCTACGAGGTGGACTTCCTGACCGAGGTCAACGAGGGTGATTCCTTTGAGCTGCTGGTCGACAAGTGCTACGTCGACTCCGAGTTCTACAAGGACGGTCGCGTCTACGCTGCGCACTTCCAGGGCAAGGCCGGCAACTTCTACGGCTTCTACTACGCAGGTCCGTCCGGGCACTGGGACTACTACAACGACAAGGGACAGTCGCTGCGCAAGACCGTGCTGCGGTCGCCTCTGCAGTTTGCCAAGGTGACGTCCTATTTCGGCATGAGATATCATCCAATCCTCCGGACATGGCGGGAGCACACGGGCGTTGACTACGGAGCGCCGACCGGTACGCCGGTGAGCGCAATCGCCGACGGGACGGTTGCCATGGCCCAGCCCAACGACGGGTACGGCAACTTCGTGGAAATCCGCCACTCGGGCGGGCTCGTGTCCTGCTACGGACATCTGTCTCGCTACGGAGCGGGCATAAGTGCAGGACGTAGCGTGCGGCAGGGACAGACAATCGGCTACGTCGGGATGACCGGCCTGGCAACCGGGCCGCACTTGCACTTCGAGGTGAGGCAGGGCGGCAAGCCGGTGAATCCATTGAAAGTGATACCGCCGCGGGCCGAGCCGGTGGCATCGAAGAACATGCCCGAGTTCAACGCGCTCAAAGCGTCCTACCTCGCCGACCTGGCCAGGCCGCCAGGGCCGGTGACCGTACCTGATTCAGCTCAGGAAAAGCGGGAGCTTCCTCTCCCGCAGTCCAAAGCGTCGGCGCACTAG
- a CDS encoding TonB-dependent receptor, producing MQTKSKGKGQRGSVKGPGATRLALLVALAGVAAAGTLRGVVLDAETRQPVGYAAVNVPDLELSTTADSTGSFALELGSAPSRITVVISRVGYEERRWDDVSVQRAAAFYLRPSAVRMKGISVTAFRTPTDINRSGPVSVIEPGDSAVSGGTNVADLLQDMPSVMLKDYGNLTTIGLRGANAEQTLILFDGVRLNSAQDNLFDLTLLPLSQAQRLEVVRGNNSALYGANSIGGLVNVLTPDPESLGAKAVAGLGSFGRRYLEATHTNWSAPLGYVVTGSLSRTGDKFTYRDTMDSLHERINSGINSEDVMAKGVYAQGPHRVSLLGEYGITRRGEPGPTSWPADSARMEEYRGIAHLAYDLQETDNSRLESRLYYHQSWLHYWDPDTLAWANDTHVTTMAGLNAQQTTHLAEWATAIVGLEGAREQFRSSAIGTPQRLTGSGWAEARLNWLGFDIVPMARYDWLDDSRQEPDSMLTRSRTRVINPKLSLSYSASSWLNLYASVGRSFRAPTFNELYWPADPWTKGNPNLKPEWATSVDLGVSARYESLLSGRLGLWHSSLTDLIEWQPDSAYVYRPVNLDTATITGAEVEFCLGARHAGLDGNATYMLARSHGMDLIYRPRLSFGVSPWAGWGIAEMTCDVRYTGSRYTTPDTLPPSGANSLPSYLLVDVGLAVSPTFGHIGTALRGGVRNLFDRQYEVMRDYPVPGRNWYAEIELKL from the coding sequence ATGCAGACGAAGTCAAAGGGCAAAGGTCAAAGGGGAAGTGTCAAAGGACCCGGAGCGACCCGGCTTGCCCTGCTGGTTGCGCTCGCCGGGGTGGCCGCAGCGGGAACGCTGCGAGGTGTGGTGCTGGATGCCGAAACCCGGCAGCCGGTAGGCTATGCAGCAGTCAATGTCCCAGACTTGGAACTCAGCACGACGGCCGACTCAACCGGCTCATTTGCGCTTGAGCTTGGGTCCGCTCCCAGTCGCATAACCGTCGTGATCTCTCGCGTCGGGTATGAAGAGCGTCGCTGGGACGATGTCAGCGTCCAACGAGCCGCGGCTTTCTACCTGCGACCCAGCGCGGTCCGAATGAAGGGAATCTCCGTAACCGCATTTCGCACTCCGACTGATATCAATCGCTCCGGCCCGGTCTCGGTAATCGAGCCCGGCGACTCAGCCGTCAGCGGCGGCACCAACGTAGCAGACCTGCTGCAGGATATGCCATCAGTCATGCTGAAGGACTATGGCAACCTGACGACCATCGGTCTGCGCGGCGCCAACGCGGAACAAACCCTCATACTCTTCGATGGAGTCAGGCTAAATTCCGCCCAGGACAACCTATTCGACCTGACTTTGCTGCCCTTGTCGCAGGCCCAGCGGTTAGAAGTCGTCAGGGGCAATAACTCAGCCCTGTATGGCGCCAACTCCATCGGCGGGCTGGTCAACGTACTCACGCCTGACCCGGAATCGCTCGGCGCGAAGGCGGTCGCTGGCCTCGGCTCGTTCGGTCGGCGCTATCTAGAGGCTACGCACACCAACTGGTCGGCCCCGCTTGGTTACGTCGTTACCGGCAGCCTGAGCCGAACCGGTGACAAGTTCACGTACCGGGACACGATGGACTCGCTGCATGAGCGCATCAACTCCGGCATTAACTCCGAGGACGTGATGGCCAAGGGCGTCTACGCGCAAGGCCCGCACCGTGTGTCATTGCTAGGCGAATACGGCATCACCCGGCGCGGCGAGCCAGGTCCGACTTCCTGGCCGGCGGACAGCGCCCGCATGGAGGAGTACCGCGGTATCGCGCACCTTGCCTACGACCTGCAGGAGACCGACAACTCCAGGCTCGAATCGCGACTCTACTATCACCAGTCTTGGCTGCACTATTGGGACCCGGATACGCTGGCGTGGGCCAATGACACGCACGTTACGACTATGGCCGGGCTCAACGCGCAGCAGACGACGCATCTTGCCGAATGGGCCACAGCGATTGTCGGACTTGAGGGCGCGCGCGAGCAGTTCCGAAGTTCGGCCATCGGCACCCCCCAGCGTCTGACCGGCTCAGGCTGGGCCGAGGCGCGTTTGAATTGGCTGGGCTTCGACATTGTGCCGATGGCGCGATACGACTGGCTGGATGATTCGAGGCAGGAGCCGGACTCCATGCTCACCCGCTCCAGAACCCGTGTCATCAATCCCAAACTCTCACTGAGCTACTCAGCTTCTTCCTGGCTCAACCTCTACGCCTCGGTCGGACGGTCCTTTCGCGCCCCGACCTTCAATGAACTCTACTGGCCTGCGGACCCATGGACCAAAGGCAACCCAAACCTGAAACCGGAATGGGCGACCAGCGTGGACCTTGGCGTGTCGGCCCGGTACGAGTCACTACTTTCCGGGCGGCTCGGGCTCTGGCACTCATCCCTGACCGACCTCATCGAGTGGCAGCCGGACTCGGCCTATGTCTACAGGCCGGTGAATCTCGACACCGCAACCATCACCGGAGCTGAAGTCGAGTTCTGCCTTGGTGCCAGGCACGCCGGCCTTGACGGCAACGCCACTTACATGCTCGCCCGCTCACACGGCATGGACCTCATCTACCGACCTCGACTCAGCTTCGGCGTGTCGCCATGGGCCGGCTGGGGCATAGCAGAGATGACCTGCGACGTCCGCTACACTGGTTCGAGGTACACGACACCGGACACGTTGCCGCCGAGCGGAGCGAACTCGCTGCCCAGCTACCTATTGGTCGATGTCGGCCTGGCAGTTAGTCCGACATTCGGCCACATAGGGACCGCGCTGCGCGGCGGAGTCCGCAATCTGTTTGACCGGCAGTACGAAGTGATGAGAGACTATCCGGTTCCGGGTCGCAACTGGTACGCTGAAATCGAGCTGAAACTCTAG
- a CDS encoding kelch repeat-containing protein: MSKAGQAAILCLLLAGSLVALQNGGVCPVRYAAPSNTALASQAALDPACAPPRNGVLPPSESYQQEATNWSTRASYPGAKGVFRGMAGAWERQADSSFLYAIGGIGGQDSSYLQSCYRYNSRTNTWTKIADLPVPSSNQSAVYWQDDGGGTDSSGVYTLGFYNGTYGRSVYHWTKADNAWTEMASLPVSSYGNMGATLGDSIFCICNFGNSMYVYSIRQGTWSVRTAPFHGNCYFGAMAASQGKIYEIGGFYTNGSFQVYDPISHTWTTEAAPPACVGGNSPNFAPWGSGILERLYCWGGADCWTPRNGVAWWNPGTNVWTEEGTIPVGVTGAFYGPIAEWPGPVEGLNHVGGKDGPGYSTEHWRGVPDTTHSGWRNAMRGVAR; this comes from the coding sequence ATGTCTAAAGCTGGTCAAGCCGCGATACTTTGCCTGCTGCTTGCAGGCAGCCTCGTCGCGCTGCAGAACGGCGGCGTTTGTCCAGTCAGATACGCCGCGCCATCAAATACCGCGCTTGCTTCGCAGGCGGCCCTCGACCCGGCGTGCGCGCCCCCGCGCAACGGTGTCCTGCCGCCCAGCGAGTCCTACCAGCAGGAAGCGACAAACTGGAGCACTAGGGCCAGCTATCCGGGTGCCAAGGGCGTCTTCCGTGGGATGGCGGGCGCGTGGGAGCGGCAGGCCGACAGCAGCTTTCTGTACGCTATCGGCGGAATCGGCGGACAAGACAGTAGCTACCTGCAATCGTGCTATCGGTACAATTCGCGAACCAACACCTGGACCAAGATAGCTGACCTGCCGGTGCCCTCCAGCAACCAGAGCGCAGTGTACTGGCAGGATGATGGCGGCGGTACCGACTCATCCGGCGTGTACACACTCGGCTTCTATAACGGCACCTACGGTCGCAGCGTTTACCACTGGACCAAGGCAGACAACGCCTGGACCGAGATGGCGTCCCTACCCGTCAGCTCCTATGGCAACATGGGCGCGACCCTCGGCGACTCCATCTTCTGCATCTGCAACTTCGGTAACAGCATGTACGTGTACAGCATCAGGCAGGGCACGTGGTCGGTGCGCACCGCTCCATTTCACGGAAACTGCTACTTCGGCGCTATGGCCGCCAGCCAAGGCAAGATCTACGAAATCGGTGGTTTCTATACTAATGGCTCCTTTCAGGTCTACGATCCGATTTCTCACACATGGACGACCGAAGCCGCTCCGCCAGCTTGCGTCGGCGGCAATTCGCCTAACTTCGCGCCGTGGGGCTCCGGTATTCTCGAACGACTCTACTGCTGGGGCGGCGCCGATTGTTGGACGCCCAGGAACGGCGTAGCCTGGTGGAATCCCGGCACCAATGTCTGGACTGAGGAAGGTACTATCCCCGTGGGAGTTACCGGTGCGTTCTATGGACCGATTGCGGAGTGGCCGGGTCCGGTTGAAGGTCTCAACCACGTAGGCGGGAAAGACGGCCCCGGCTATTCGACGGAGCATTGGCGCGGGGTTCCGGATACCACACACAGCGGCTGGCGGAACGCAATGCGGGGGGTAGCGCGCTGA
- a CDS encoding tetratricopeptide repeat protein → MSRPEKRLTGLGRNSKPQNGLGRVTRQDSRTWLFFALALTFFMRLWFILGMRGNPFSTVGPQMLDSYYYHRWAIEIISGNFWGSDVFFLRPLYPYLLALIYAVFGRHVFAVQFIQTVLATISCLLLYETTRHVFGRRPAIFASFGFALNGILVFYTGTLLYVEITVLLSLLFLWLLLIAGKRIWLWIAAGVCFGLLVVCRPELLPILPFTLLWLWRRQTADRQPVTANRALLNPTHSPEEQGRTWTRGPAALTVAALVVIAVVPIRNYVVARDPVLFTAHSGINFYYGNNASADGTWQPTAELERGPGFSHERLKRVSRTINGRELSWSAASAYWTKQGLSFITHQPLTYFRLLGRKLLLFLSNYEVPNDYYPETARAASLPLRLAFVNLGLVLGLGLLGMIWAWPKRRQALPAYLFVAAYLLSSFLFYVLSRLRAPVIPFLLMFAGFGLNELVGAYRQRRLVRAATGLAIAVAAYLGSGLIPVQRQTYSAQAWTQVGNTFLSERKIGPAIDALTRALTVQPNSYAARYSLVMALAGAGKTDQAEAEFSELAKAAASSSEGQALARLAAARIAIARRDFAQAAALYRQDLAQYPDDAETCYMLGLVYISMDSLAQAREQLSRAVAIDPGQDAARDALKAVESRLQH, encoded by the coding sequence ATGTCACGCCCGGAGAAGCGGCTCACCGGCCTGGGACGCAATTCCAAGCCTCAGAATGGCTTGGGTCGTGTCACGCGCCAGGACAGCCGCACCTGGCTGTTCTTCGCACTCGCGCTCACGTTCTTCATGCGTCTCTGGTTCATCCTCGGTATGCGCGGCAACCCCTTTTCGACTGTCGGGCCGCAGATGCTCGATTCCTATTACTATCACCGCTGGGCAATCGAGATAATATCGGGCAACTTCTGGGGCTCGGACGTCTTCTTCCTGCGGCCGCTCTACCCCTACCTGCTCGCGCTCATCTATGCCGTTTTCGGCCGGCACGTCTTCGCCGTTCAATTCATCCAGACTGTGCTTGCCACCATCTCCTGCCTCCTTCTCTACGAAACGACCCGGCACGTCTTCGGCAGGAGACCCGCCATCTTCGCGTCCTTCGGCTTCGCCCTGAACGGAATCCTGGTATTCTACACCGGCACGCTGCTCTACGTCGAAATCACAGTCCTGCTGAGCCTGCTCTTTCTGTGGCTGCTGCTCATCGCGGGCAAACGCATCTGGCTCTGGATTGCGGCGGGCGTCTGCTTCGGCCTGCTCGTCGTGTGCAGGCCGGAGCTGCTCCCGATTCTGCCATTCACGCTTCTGTGGCTATGGCGCAGACAGACCGCTGACCGCCAACCGGTGACCGCCAACCGCGCCCTCCTCAATCCAACCCACTCCCCAGAAGAGCAAGGAAGAACATGGACACGCGGACCAGCCGCGCTGACGGTTGCGGCGCTTGTGGTGATCGCGGTCGTGCCGATACGGAACTACGTCGTCGCCCGTGACCCGGTCCTGTTCACGGCCCACTCCGGCATCAACTTCTACTACGGGAACAACGCCTCGGCAGACGGAACGTGGCAGCCGACCGCCGAACTCGAACGCGGCCCCGGATTCTCACACGAACGGCTGAAGCGCGTCAGCCGGACCATCAACGGCCGTGAGCTTAGCTGGTCCGCGGCATCAGCCTACTGGACCAAGCAGGGCCTCAGTTTCATCACTCACCAGCCGCTCACGTACTTCCGCCTGCTCGGCCGCAAACTCCTCCTCTTCCTGAGCAACTACGAGGTGCCGAATGACTACTACCCGGAGACCGCCCGTGCCGCATCTTTGCCGCTGAGGTTGGCCTTTGTAAATCTTGGGCTTGTGCTTGGGCTTGGGCTCCTGGGCATGATCTGGGCATGGCCGAAACGCCGACAGGCGCTGCCTGCGTATCTGTTCGTCGCCGCGTATCTCCTCTCTTCCTTTCTCTTCTACGTGCTCTCGCGCCTCCGCGCGCCGGTGATTCCATTTCTTCTGATGTTTGCTGGCTTCGGCCTGAACGAACTGGTCGGAGCATACCGACAACGCCGCCTCGTTCGAGCCGCAACCGGCCTCGCGATTGCCGTCGCGGCCTACCTTGGTTCCGGCCTGATTCCGGTCCAGCGACAGACCTACTCGGCCCAGGCATGGACCCAGGTGGGCAACACGTTCCTCAGTGAACGCAAGATCGGGCCTGCCATCGACGCGCTCACCCGCGCACTCACGGTCCAGCCGAATTCGTATGCGGCCCGCTACAGCCTGGTCATGGCCCTGGCCGGCGCGGGCAAAACGGACCAGGCAGAAGCCGAGTTCTCAGAACTGGCCAAGGCTGCTGCCTCGTCTTCAGAGGGACAAGCCCTTGCCCGCCTCGCTGCGGCCCGCATCGCCATCGCCCGCCGCGATTTCGCACAGGCAGCCGCACTCTATCGACAAGACCTTGCCCAGTACCCGGACGATGCCGAGACCTGCTACATGCTCGGCCTGGTTTACATCAGCATGGACAGCCTTGCACAGGCCCGCGAGCAACTGTCCCGAGCCGTTGCTATCGACCCGGGCCAGGATGCCGCCCGCGATGCACTGAAGGCGGTCGAATCGCGGCTCCAGCATTGA